The Anopheles merus strain MAF chromosome 2L, AmerM5.1, whole genome shotgun sequence genome has a segment encoding these proteins:
- the LOC121593447 gene encoding brachyurin-like, translated as MKLAAAFALVGLLATLASARSLLDIDPARVKSIEEYDRYWRRLPAELQYLRTVEQPTRRITNGQLATTGQFPYQAVVYSEAGDGYYSLCGGTILTTTYVLTAAHCVTDDFDRAVTGGIVFLGATDRSVFQSTQQRMSFGNAGIRVHPQYNSTSIRNDIATVRLDTAAIFNTYVKAIDLPARSDARQFGGFEGTASGFGRTADTVPAASNVLMFVRNPVMTNAQCNAYWSTGLVQAQNVCLDPYGGRSACHGDSGGPLAVQDAGRSLQVGIASFVSANGCTSGAPSVWVRVSYFRDFISQNSNYVFRA; from the coding sequence ATGAAGCTTGCTGCGGCGTTTGCCCTCGTGGGCCTGTTGGCCACCCTCGCCAGTGCCCGCTCGCTGCTGGACATCGATCCGGCGCGCGTCAAATCGATCGAAGAGTACGATCGCTACTGGCGCCGTCTGCCGGCCGAGCTGCAGTATCTGCGCACGGTGGAGCAGCCGACCCGTCGCATCACCAACGGTCAGCTCGCGACGACCGGCCAGTTCCCGTACCAGGCCGTCGTGTACAGTGAGGCCGGCGACGGGTACTACAGCCTGTGCGGTGGGACCATCCTCACCACGACCTACGTGCTGACCGCGGCTCACTGCGTGACCGACGACTTCGATCGGGCCGTTACGGGCGGTATCGTGTTCCTCGGCGCCACCGACCGCTCCGTCTTCCAGTCGACCCAGCAGCGCATGTCGTTCGGCAACGCGGGCATCCGCGTCCATCCGCAGTACAACTCGACCAGCATCCGCAACGACATTGCGACCGTGCGCCTCGATACGGCCGCCATCTTCAACACGTACGTGAAGGCGATCGATCTGCCCGCCCGCTCCGATGCGCGCCAGTTCGGCGGCTTCGAAGGTACGGCATCCGGGTTCGGGCGCACCGCCGACACGGTGCCGGCCGCCTCGAACGTGCTGATGTTTGTGCGCAACCCGGTCATGACGAATGCGCAGTGCAACGCGTACTGGAGCACCGGGCTGGTCCAGGCACAGAACGTCTGTCTCGATCCGTACGGTGGACGGTCGGCTTGCCACGGTGACTCGGGCGGTCCGCTAGCGGTGCAGGACGCTGGGCGCAGTCTGCAGGTGGGCATTGCTTCGTTCGTGTCTGCCAACGGCTGTACGTCCGGTGCGCCGTCCGTGTGGGTGCGCGTCTCGTACTTCCGTGACTTTA
- the LOC121592160 gene encoding brachyurin-like, translating into MSSGSTVRCLLLLLLYVVLCATDGEASPTYHRSKPPKMGMFWTVIQNVSGPPVPPSASILSAASTALYRPKLIIDRASLSKVAGGTVAKNDQFPHLVSIILIFADGSDTLCGGSILADRFILTAAHCLYGMQEATIVPGQSVIQIPFPPDIVTVAIKPADTILHPGYDPVDILNDIALIRLPQPLTFSARVQPIRLPSWTNSHVDLTGYDSIVSGWGAQSNDDYAELVDEMRLDLRFATNTIVPNAVCHRVYGSIIRDQQICVAGEGGRNPCQGDSGGPLTVKFDGQRLTQVGIVSYGSVLGCENGVPGVYTRVSSYVEWIVYHTGIVT; encoded by the coding sequence ATGTCCTCGGGCAGCACTGTGCggtgtctgctgctgctgctgctgtatgtAGTGCTGTGTGCCACCGATGGCGAAGCGTCGCCCACGTACCACCGCTCAAAACCTCCAAAAATGGGCATGTTTTGGACGGTGATTCAAAACGTCTCCGGACCGCCCGTTCCACCGTCGGCATCCATTCTCTCGGCCGCATCCACGGCCCTGTACCGTCCGAAGCTTATCATCGATCGGGCCTCCTTGAGTAAGGTGGCCGGTGGTACGGTGGCAAAAAATGATCAGTTCCCCCATCTGGTGTCCATCATACTCATCTTTGCCGATGGGTCCGATACGCTGTGCGGTGGTTCCATACTGGCCGATCGGTTCATCCTGACCGCAGCACACTGCCTGTACGGGATGCAGGAGGCAACCATCGTTCCGGGCCAATCGGTGATACAGATACCATTCCCACCGGACATCGTCACGGTGGCGATCAAACCTGCCGACACCATTCTACATCCGGGCTACGATCCGGTCGATATACTGAACGATATCGCACTGATTCGCCTCCCACAGCCGCTCACCTTTTCGGCGCGCGTGCAACCGATCCGGCTGCCCTCCTGGACCAACTCGCACGTGGATCTTACCGGGTACGATTCGATCGTTTCTGGCTGGGGCGCTCAATCGAACGATGATTACGCGGAGCTGGTGGACGAGATGCGACTCGATCTGCGCTTCGCCACCAATACGATTGTGCCGAATGCCGTGTGCCACCGGGTGTACGGTTCGATCATACGCGATCAGCAGATCTGTGTGGCGGGCGAGGGAGGGCGCAACCCTTGCCAGGGCGATTCCGGCGGGCCGCTGACGGTGAAGTTTGATGGCCAGCGGCTGACGCAGGTCGGCATAGTTTCGTACGGTTCGGTGCTGGGGTGTGAGAACGGAGTGCCCGGTGTGTACACGCGCGTGTCGTCGTACGTTGAGTGGATCGTTTACCACACGGGAATCGTTACGTAG
- the LOC121593566 gene encoding uncharacterized protein LOC121593566 yields the protein MDKDTSRRVTISKTLEEVRVLNAQNDKLLKDFGIDVFSFADPAQELLDQFAQIRLLTGLCLERPQMSLLEEFLYTREAQRLEAKTQAITLGSDVVSLRLRCADETREVSRLECFLEEAHELATTTDEFEKKKANQEKNCEVVKGKLKSLPNVPEDVNLDELIANVQLLEEEDSRRGGDK from the exons ATGGATAAAG ACACATCGCGACGCGTTACTATTAGCAAAACGCTGGAAGAAGTGCGCGTCCTTA ATGCGCAGAACGATAAattgttgaaagatttcgGTATCGATGTGTTCAGCTTTGCCGATCCGGCACAGGAGCTGCTGGATCAGTTCGCCCAAATCCGGCTCCTCACCGGGCTGTGCCTGGAGCGCCCCCAAATGTCGCTGCTCGAAGAGTTCCTGTACACGCGAGAAGCGCAACGGCTGGAAGCGAAAACGCAAGCCATTACGCTAGGCTCGGACGTGGTTTCGCTGCGGCTCCGGTGTGCCGACGAGACGAGGGAAGTGAGCCGGCTGGAATGCTTCCTCGAGGAAGCCCACGAGCTTGCCACCACGACGGATGAGTTCGAGAAGAAAAAGGCAAACCAGGAGAAAAACTGCGAGGTGGTAAAGGGCAAACTG AAAAGCCTTCCGAATGTTCCGGAGGATGTCAATTTAGACGAACTGATCGCTAACGTTCAGCTGCTGGAAGAGGAGGACAGCCGTCGGGGTGGTGATAAATGA